The proteins below are encoded in one region of Sedimentibacter sp. zth1:
- a CDS encoding PadR family transcriptional regulator, with protein sequence MTFQLGSVLLDACVLAVLSKEDTYGYKLTQEVQSIVSISESTLYPVLRRLQKDECLETYDMPFQGRNRRYYKITTRGKDVLEVYQEEWIEYVKKINKVLGGGK encoded by the coding sequence ATGACATTTCAATTAGGTTCTGTTTTGTTGGATGCTTGTGTATTAGCTGTATTATCAAAAGAAGATACTTATGGTTATAAACTAACACAAGAAGTTCAGTCAATTGTTAGTATTTCGGAATCAACGCTATATCCAGTACTAAGAAGATTACAGAAAGATGAGTGCTTGGAAACATACGATATGCCTTTCCAAGGTAGGAATAGAAGATACTATAAAATTACTACAAGGGGAAAAGATGTTCTTGAAGTATATCAGGAAGAATGGATAGAATATGTAAAAAAAATTAACAAGGTTTTAGGTGGAGGTAAATAA
- a CDS encoding DUF1700 domain-containing protein, with translation MDRKQFIVGLREQLMCLPHDEREKAISYYEEYFDDAGVENEASVLAELGDVSKIAKEIIENSTTTLESVSKNKYSSSNNYSQHTKNMGSNNNSNNSKNGHSYNYSYSYSKDKNNKSGNGNSNLKPLWIILCIIGCIVALPIILSIFGLVVGLIGTIIGLVFSSIGLAISLIVGIVAVPFTGIAVIGKILFSLGKGLVGVVLLILIIIGIIKLVQVIRNYFENRNRA, from the coding sequence ATGGATAGGAAACAATTTATTGTTGGGTTAAGGGAACAATTAATGTGTTTACCACATGACGAGAGGGAAAAAGCAATAAGTTACTATGAAGAATATTTTGATGATGCTGGAGTTGAAAATGAAGCAAGTGTATTAGCTGAACTGGGTGATGTTAGTAAAATTGCAAAAGAAATAATTGAAAATTCAACTACAACTTTAGAATCTGTATCGAAAAATAAATATTCTTCATCAAACAATTATTCACAGCATACTAAAAATATGGGAAGCAATAATAATTCTAATAACTCAAAAAATGGCCATAGTTATAATTATAGCTATAGTTATTCAAAAGATAAAAATAACAAAAGTGGAAATGGCAACTCGAATTTAAAACCTTTGTGGATAATATTGTGTATAATAGGTTGCATAGTTGCTTTGCCAATAATATTGTCAATATTTGGTTTGGTCGTAGGACTAATAGGCACAATAATTGGATTGGTATTTTCATCAATTGGATTGGCTATTTCTTTGATTGTAGGTATTGTAGCAGTACCGTTTACAGGTATAGCTGTTATAGGTAAAATACTATTTTCCTTAGGCAAAGGACTTGTAGGAGTAGTATTACTTATACTTATAATTATAGGTATTATAAAATTAGTTCAAGTTATTAGAAATTATTTCGAGAATAGAAATAGGGCTTAG
- a CDS encoding DUF4097 family beta strand repeat-containing protein, whose amino-acid sequence MKKVLVTIFIIGIVLLVIGGIIMTTQHEGVELSNNKDFDFHLNFNLDKIINKMKNINFNNKVFDENNFKDVNDFKFDTIKKEFEKTDDISVESSIYSTFIQKDSSLSKISVEVTRPIVEDKDEYIFEVEFNNSLDKLIIKQTYDYKDNIFNKYQKLFNKCKIIIKVPDNFEIGDVDINCSVGSININEINAKNVEIKGGVSSINLNDIEATSIELETGVGSLNAKNVLSKKFEFVSGVGSIDFEGNIEDLFNIDLGTGSAKIYLPEKEKNYNYDLDSGIGSVKINGLKHKDKAKINNEVSKNIVVETGTGSISIFTK is encoded by the coding sequence ATGAAGAAGGTATTAGTAACAATTTTTATTATTGGTATTGTTTTACTCGTAATAGGGGGAATAATTATGACAACACAGCATGAGGGTGTTGAATTATCTAATAATAAAGATTTTGATTTTCACTTAAATTTTAATTTAGATAAAATAATTAATAAAATGAAAAATATAAATTTTAATAATAAAGTTTTCGATGAAAATAATTTTAAAGATGTAAATGATTTCAAATTTGATACAATAAAAAAAGAATTTGAAAAAACAGATGATATATCAGTAGAATCATCTATATATTCCACCTTTATTCAAAAAGATAGTAGCTTAAGCAAGATTAGTGTAGAGGTTACTAGACCAATTGTTGAAGATAAGGATGAATACATATTTGAAGTTGAATTTAACAACAGTTTAGATAAATTAATTATTAAGCAAACATATGATTATAAAGATAATATTTTCAATAAATATCAAAAACTTTTTAATAAATGCAAGATAATTATTAAAGTTCCAGATAACTTTGAAATAGGTGACGTAGATATAAATTGCTCAGTTGGTAGTATTAACATAAATGAGATAAATGCTAAAAATGTTGAAATTAAAGGTGGAGTATCATCAATAAATTTAAATGATATAGAAGCGACCTCAATTGAATTAGAAACAGGAGTTGGAAGCTTGAACGCAAAGAATGTTTTATCTAAAAAGTTTGAATTTGTTAGTGGTGTAGGCAGTATAGATTTCGAGGGAAATATAGAAGATTTATTTAATATAGATTTAGGTACAGGGAGTGCAAAAATATATTTGCCTGAAAAAGAAAAGAATTATAACTATGACTTAGATTCTGGAATAGGTAGTGTTAAGATAAATGGTTTAAAACACAAGGATAAAGCTAAGATAAACAATGAAGTATCTAAAAACATAGTTGTGGAGACAGGTACAGGTAGCATAAGTATTTTTACTAAATAG
- a CDS encoding sigma-54-dependent Fis family transcriptional regulator, with protein MSIKLKYKVYEIMDTDFLKIYYKETIKEAIKKLMFSKRDEIVLVNEDDVIVGIFTKTDIYKMRNSKESEFERPAFDFSVNDIVKVNYDENVILAKDIMIQKNLGRLFVEKDEKIVGIITNNNIRDRFYAKVEDLHIMTEEAFDNICEAVCICDSNGEVIYWNKASEKLYNLKKDKIIGANIANYFPNALTSKVFKEQKAYKYVLHQPVKGKEVFLSAVPIFNKNNQMTAVITTDKDINELDKLMDKLKREEEKSKYYEVRYKEQIKKQYSFSTIISKNKKVIEAIALSQRISTSNANIMITGESGTGKDVFARAIHDSSGRKGKLVALNCSAIPEELLESELFGYEEGAFTGAVKGGKIGKFELANNGTLFLDEIGEMPIKMQSKLLRVLQDGIINRLGSDKSIKTNVRIISATNIDIKSAIENDKFRNDLYYRLAVVNIELPPLRERKDDIRELTKYFIKEFSEKENISIDSFDDEIYDIFSEYCWEGNIRELRNVVQRIVILSNDGIIKKEDIPEYILIYKSNTNISTMIENLENDLDFDDNIKKIEIKMLKEAINISKGNRSKAAKLLKINRTTFYYKIKQYGLEKLLD; from the coding sequence ATGTCTATTAAACTAAAGTATAAAGTTTATGAAATAATGGATACAGATTTTCTTAAAATATATTATAAAGAAACTATTAAAGAAGCAATTAAGAAATTAATGTTTTCTAAAAGGGATGAAATTGTTTTAGTAAATGAAGATGATGTAATTGTTGGAATATTTACTAAAACAGATATATATAAAATGAGAAATTCAAAAGAAAGCGAATTTGAAAGGCCTGCTTTTGATTTTTCTGTCAATGACATAGTAAAAGTGAATTATGATGAAAATGTTATACTTGCTAAAGATATAATGATACAAAAAAATCTTGGAAGATTATTTGTTGAAAAAGATGAAAAAATAGTTGGAATAATAACCAATAATAATATTAGAGATAGATTTTATGCTAAAGTTGAAGATTTGCATATAATGACAGAAGAAGCATTTGATAACATTTGTGAAGCTGTATGTATATGCGATTCTAATGGTGAAGTTATATATTGGAATAAAGCATCAGAAAAATTATATAACCTAAAAAAAGATAAAATAATTGGTGCAAATATAGCTAATTATTTTCCTAATGCTTTGACAAGTAAGGTTTTTAAAGAACAAAAAGCTTATAAGTACGTATTACATCAACCTGTTAAAGGGAAAGAGGTATTTTTAAGTGCTGTTCCTATATTTAATAAAAATAATCAAATGACTGCTGTTATTACTACTGATAAGGATATAAACGAATTAGACAAATTGATGGATAAACTTAAAAGAGAAGAAGAAAAGTCTAAATATTATGAAGTAAGATATAAGGAACAAATAAAAAAGCAGTATAGTTTTTCAACAATAATCAGTAAAAATAAAAAAGTTATTGAAGCGATAGCTTTATCACAACGTATTTCAACTAGTAATGCAAATATAATGATTACTGGAGAAAGCGGTACAGGAAAAGATGTTTTTGCACGTGCAATCCACGATTCTAGCGGAAGAAAAGGTAAATTAGTAGCACTAAATTGTAGCGCTATACCTGAGGAACTGTTAGAAAGCGAGTTGTTTGGTTATGAAGAAGGAGCATTTACTGGCGCAGTTAAAGGTGGTAAAATAGGAAAATTTGAATTAGCAAACAACGGTACGCTTTTTTTAGATGAAATAGGTGAAATGCCTATAAAGATGCAAAGCAAGCTGTTAAGAGTTTTACAAGATGGCATAATCAATAGATTAGGTAGCGATAAATCTATTAAAACTAATGTTAGAATAATATCCGCTACAAATATTGATATAAAAAGTGCTATAGAAAATGATAAATTTAGAAATGATTTGTACTATAGATTGGCTGTAGTAAATATTGAATTACCGCCACTTAGAGAAAGAAAAGATGACATAAGAGAATTAACTAAATATTTTATAAAGGAGTTTTCGGAAAAAGAAAACATATCAATTGATAGCTTTGATGATGAAATTTATGATATATTTAGTGAATATTGTTGGGAGGGTAACATAAGAGAACTTCGAAACGTTGTACAAAGAATAGTTATACTTTCAAATGATGGTATCATAAAAAAAGAAGATATACCAGAATATATACTTATATATAAATCAAATACAAATATAAGTACAATGATAGAAAATCTTGAAAATGATTTGGATTTTGACGATAATATAAAAAAAATAGAAATAAAGATGTTAAAAGAAGCAATAAACATATCTAAGGGCAACAGGTCCAAAGCTGCTAAATTGTTAAAAATAAACAGAACTACTTTTTATTACAAGATAAAACAATATGGACTTGAGAAACTGTTAGATTAA
- the prdC gene encoding proline reductase-associated electron transfer protein PrdC, translated as MSLIYNFPLKMHVGAPCKAIVNVDELIKRGQCIAVPEGLGAKIHSSVTGKVKDFNDKFILIEADKEQSEDYVKIKDCETLKDICFEAGIVGAGGAGFPTHIKVGTELKAGYIIANCVECEPVLCHNITMIEQNPELVVKGIKYAMEATKATHGVIGIKEKNQNAIKALEKILPNYKDITIKTLPNLYPMGEERALIHEIFDKWLEPTQLPIEANCVILNAETLANIVRAVEDKKPVIDKDVTVGGKLVNGKKQNVFFNTPIGTPVKEMIEKCGGIDGEYGEVIIGGPYTGSAGNIEEGVVTKTTGGIIVTIPFPKYEGKLGLLVCACGANEDRLRDIASKMGSEVVAAVPCKNVEVIKGANKCKTPGTUPGQTAVVLQLKQAGAKRILISNCSDCTNTVMNSAPQLGLGVYHHTDHTFRTVDHELSRRLEL; from the coding sequence ATGAGTTTAATATACAATTTTCCTTTGAAGATGCATGTAGGTGCACCATGCAAAGCTATAGTAAATGTAGATGAACTTATTAAAAGAGGACAGTGTATAGCAGTTCCGGAAGGCTTAGGAGCAAAAATACATTCTAGTGTAACTGGAAAAGTAAAAGATTTCAATGATAAATTTATTTTGATAGAAGCAGATAAAGAACAATCAGAAGATTATGTCAAAATAAAAGATTGCGAAACGTTAAAAGATATTTGTTTTGAGGCCGGCATAGTTGGTGCAGGTGGAGCTGGTTTTCCTACTCATATTAAAGTAGGAACAGAATTAAAGGCTGGATACATAATAGCTAATTGTGTAGAATGTGAACCTGTTTTATGTCACAATATCACAATGATAGAACAAAATCCTGAACTTGTTGTAAAAGGAATTAAATATGCCATGGAAGCTACTAAAGCTACACATGGTGTTATAGGTATCAAAGAGAAGAATCAAAATGCTATTAAAGCATTAGAAAAGATTTTACCAAATTATAAAGATATCACAATTAAAACTCTTCCTAATTTATACCCTATGGGAGAAGAAAGAGCATTAATTCATGAAATTTTTGATAAATGGCTTGAGCCAACACAATTACCTATTGAAGCAAACTGCGTAATTTTAAATGCAGAGACATTGGCTAATATTGTTAGAGCAGTTGAAGATAAGAAGCCTGTCATAGATAAGGATGTTACTGTTGGTGGAAAATTAGTAAATGGTAAAAAGCAAAATGTGTTTTTCAATACTCCAATTGGCACACCAGTTAAGGAAATGATTGAAAAATGTGGTGGAATAGATGGAGAATATGGTGAAGTAATTATAGGTGGACCTTATACTGGTTCAGCAGGAAATATAGAGGAAGGTGTTGTTACAAAAACAACTGGAGGAATAATAGTAACTATTCCATTCCCTAAATATGAAGGAAAGCTTGGACTTTTAGTTTGTGCTTGTGGAGCTAATGAAGATAGACTTAGAGACATAGCATCAAAAATGGGTTCAGAAGTTGTAGCAGCAGTACCATGTAAAAACGTAGAGGTTATAAAAGGAGCAAATAAATGTAAAACTCCAGGAACATGACCTGGGCAAACAGCTGTAGTTTTACAGCTAAAACAAGCAGGAGCTAAAAGAATTCTTATATCAAATTGTAGTGATTGTACAAATACAGTTATGAATAGTGCTCCACAATTAGGACTTGGTGTTTACCATCATACTGACCATACATTTAGAACTGTTGATCACGAGTTATCAAGAAGATTAGAGTTATAA
- the prdA gene encoding D-proline reductase (dithiol) proprotein PrdA, which translates to MSLSAEHVEEIKTELAIVCCRIEAGNVIGAENLEDPAIFDDLQDSGLLKVPADCLRIEQVIGAKLTKTIDSLTPLTPDILEGIKEASVKKVEIKVDENAKAVLKYNKKSGDVVEAQDFENPMHFEKMIDSNLFKIDDEVLTIKDVIGKKLNKDVVALTPVVGEMIEGFVPKKADKPTNYVRSATNSGVMRIKIDEGKGIDIQIPLNVIAQGGFEQEVECGDVAYNQVAATEVKEVQNGSFVQEPKEIRKLLKKHHKITEVKFGKETKIEGSTLYIRKSICKDAVKGSELVKDIKIEIITPNEYNKYSETIMDVQPIATKEKDCQVGSGVTRMLDGVIMMVTGIDEDGVQIGEFGSSEGILEENIMWGRPGAPDNGDIFIKTQVTIVAGTNMERPGPYAAHKVSDIITQEIRDFMKEADDSLFESNEEVIQYRRPGKKKVVIVKEIMGQGAMHDNLILPVEPVGVLGGKPNVDLGNVPVMLSPLEVLDGGIHALTCIGPASKECSRHYFREPLVIEAMNDENIDLCGVIFVGSPQINAEKFYVSERLGMMVEALDVDGAVVTTEGFGNNHIDFASHIEQIGMRGVEVVGMSFCGVQGALVVGNKYMKHMVDNNKSEEGIENEVLGCNTLCKEDALRALSMLKSALDGDEVKAPERKWNANVKESNLDLIGNSLNDKIDRVANETSIPLSEKRKKKMGGNQ; encoded by the coding sequence ATGTCATTAAGCGCTGAACATGTAGAAGAAATAAAAACAGAACTAGCAATTGTTTGTTGTAGAATTGAAGCTGGTAATGTTATAGGTGCAGAAAACTTAGAAGACCCAGCAATCTTTGATGATTTACAAGATTCAGGCCTTTTAAAAGTACCTGCAGATTGTTTAAGAATAGAACAAGTAATAGGTGCAAAATTAACTAAAACAATTGACTCTTTAACACCTTTAACTCCTGATATATTAGAAGGAATTAAAGAAGCAAGCGTTAAAAAAGTTGAAATTAAAGTTGATGAAAATGCAAAGGCAGTTTTAAAATATAACAAAAAGTCTGGGGATGTAGTAGAAGCTCAAGATTTTGAAAATCCAATGCATTTTGAAAAAATGATAGATTCTAATTTGTTCAAAATAGATGATGAAGTATTAACTATAAAAGATGTTATAGGAAAAAAATTAAATAAGGATGTAGTAGCATTAACACCAGTTGTAGGAGAAATGATAGAGGGCTTTGTTCCTAAAAAAGCAGATAAACCAACAAACTATGTTAGATCAGCTACAAATAGTGGAGTTATGAGAATAAAAATAGACGAAGGTAAAGGAATTGATATTCAAATACCATTAAATGTCATAGCACAAGGTGGATTTGAGCAAGAGGTTGAATGTGGAGATGTTGCTTACAATCAAGTAGCAGCTACAGAAGTAAAAGAAGTGCAAAATGGAAGTTTTGTACAAGAACCAAAAGAAATAAGAAAATTATTAAAGAAACATCATAAAATTACAGAAGTTAAATTTGGTAAAGAAACTAAAATAGAAGGTTCTACTCTATATATTAGAAAAAGTATTTGTAAAGATGCAGTTAAAGGTAGTGAATTAGTAAAAGACATAAAAATTGAAATTATCACACCTAATGAATATAACAAATATAGTGAAACTATCATGGATGTTCAACCGATAGCTACTAAAGAGAAAGATTGCCAAGTTGGTAGTGGTGTTACAAGGATGTTAGATGGTGTAATCATGATGGTAACAGGCATTGACGAAGATGGAGTTCAAATAGGTGAATTTGGTTCTTCAGAAGGTATATTGGAAGAAAATATTATGTGGGGTAGACCGGGTGCACCAGATAATGGTGATATCTTTATTAAAACACAAGTTACAATAGTTGCTGGAACAAATATGGAAAGACCAGGTCCATATGCTGCTCATAAGGTTTCTGATATAATTACTCAAGAAATAAGAGATTTTATGAAAGAAGCAGACGATTCATTATTTGAATCTAATGAAGAAGTTATACAATACAGAAGACCTGGAAAGAAAAAAGTAGTTATAGTTAAAGAAATAATGGGTCAAGGTGCAATGCATGATAACTTAATATTGCCTGTTGAACCAGTAGGTGTTTTAGGAGGAAAGCCTAACGTTGATTTAGGTAATGTTCCAGTTATGTTATCTCCACTTGAAGTATTAGATGGAGGAATTCATGCTCTTACTTGTATAGGACCTGCATCTAAAGAATGTTCAAGACACTATTTTAGAGAACCATTAGTTATAGAAGCTATGAATGATGAAAATATAGATTTATGTGGAGTTATATTTGTTGGTAGCCCTCAAATAAATGCTGAAAAATTCTATGTATCTGAAAGACTTGGAATGATGGTTGAAGCATTAGATGTTGATGGAGCGGTAGTAACAACTGAAGGATTTGGAAACAACCATATTGATTTTGCTAGTCACATCGAGCAAATTGGTATGAGGGGAGTAGAAGTTGTTGGTATGTCGTTCTGTGGAGTTCAAGGTGCGTTAGTTGTTGGTAACAAATACATGAAACACATGGTAGATAACAACAAATCCGAAGAAGGAATCGAAAACGAAGTATTAGGTTGCAATACACTATGCAAAGAAGATGCATTAAGAGCACTATCAATGTTAAAATCAGCTCTTGATGGAGATGAAGTTAAAGCTCCTGAAAGAAAATGGAATGCTAATGTAAAAGAAAGTAACTTAGACTTAATTGGAAATTCTTTAAATGATAAAATTGATAGAGTAGCTAATGAAACTAGTATTCCACTTAGTGAAAAAAGAAAAAAGAAAATGGGTGGAAATCAATAA
- a CDS encoding CBO2463/CBO2479 domain-containing protein: MKYCDNLIEMKGIITEVHDGCVAIEFKGRLGTLRIPKRMLISDYELKEGLEIGLKMSFIEVLSDKIDEKYKKNIEAKKERCE; this comes from the coding sequence ATGAAATATTGTGATAACTTAATTGAAATGAAAGGCATCATCACAGAAGTTCATGATGGTTGTGTTGCTATTGAATTCAAAGGAAGACTTGGAACACTTAGAATTCCAAAGAGAATGCTTATTTCAGATTATGAATTAAAGGAAGGCTTAGAGATAGGACTTAAAATGAGTTTTATAGAAGTGCTTTCAGATAAAATAGATGAAAAATATAAAAAAAATATAGAAGCAAAAAAAGAAAGGTGTGAATAA
- the prdB gene encoding D-proline reductase (dithiol) protein PrdB, protein MNKVKGLQSEIFVPITPKSVWTPVTKELKDMKIAFATAAGVHLKSEKRFNLAGDFTYRLIPGDTKTDDLMVSHGGYDNGDVNKDINCMFPLDRLRELKAEGFIGDIAPTHVGFMGGGGNQEKFKHETGPAIAKILKDEGVDAVVLTAGUGTCHRSSVLVQRAIEEAGIPTIIIAALPPVVRQAGTPRAVAPLVPMGANAGEPHNVEMQTAILKDTLQQLVKIETPGKIISLPYEYVARV, encoded by the coding sequence GTGAATAAAGTGAAAGGATTACAATCAGAAATATTTGTCCCTATAACTCCTAAATCTGTGTGGACACCAGTTACAAAAGAGTTAAAGGATATGAAAATAGCTTTTGCTACAGCAGCAGGAGTGCATTTAAAAAGTGAAAAAAGATTTAACCTTGCAGGAGATTTTACTTATAGATTAATACCAGGGGATACAAAAACAGATGACTTAATGGTATCACATGGTGGATATGACAATGGTGATGTTAACAAAGACATCAACTGTATGTTCCCCCTTGATAGATTAAGAGAGTTAAAAGCTGAAGGTTTTATAGGTGATATAGCACCAACTCATGTAGGATTCATGGGTGGTGGTGGAAACCAAGAAAAATTTAAACATGAAACTGGTCCAGCAATCGCTAAAATATTAAAAGATGAGGGAGTAGATGCAGTTGTTTTAACTGCTGGCTGAGGTACTTGTCACCGTTCTAGTGTACTAGTTCAAAGAGCCATAGAAGAAGCAGGTATACCTACTATAATAATAGCGGCATTACCTCCAGTAGTTAGGCAAGCTGGAACTCCAAGAGCAGTTGCACCATTAGTTCCAATGGGAGCAAATGCTGGAGAACCACACAATGTTGAAATGCAGACTGCTATATTGAAAGATACATTGCAACAATTAGTTAAAATAGAAACACCTGGTAAAATTATTTCATTACCATATGAATATGTAGCAAGAGTTTAG
- the prdD gene encoding proline reductase cluster protein PrdD: protein MKKEISKLTIKVFSIDDVILGESTYIAKNVLSLNKSVVSKAHDNFTNYIKSINIDIIKKENRNIFVNSIMDFIPISTKVLGKVGEGITHTLTGVCVMLTGVDEKGIQVAEFGSSEGILNKHVILNTPGTPSDTDIIIHVDVVLYEGMGTVRKAILSSHLACDIIIQEIRECMKKLNGRSCDEKKDFIHTIDDSNMNIAIIKQVAGQGAMYDTHVLPSEPCGVKGGKSVIDMGNLPIVLTPNEYRDGAIRAMY from the coding sequence ATGAAAAAAGAAATTAGTAAATTAACAATTAAGGTATTTAGTATAGATGATGTCATATTAGGCGAAAGCACATATATAGCAAAAAACGTACTGAGCTTAAATAAAAGTGTAGTAAGTAAGGCACATGATAATTTTACTAATTATATTAAATCAATAAATATTGATATTATAAAAAAAGAAAATAGAAATATTTTTGTTAACTCCATAATGGATTTTATTCCTATATCTACTAAGGTTTTAGGCAAAGTAGGTGAAGGTATTACGCATACATTAACAGGTGTGTGCGTAATGCTAACTGGAGTTGATGAAAAAGGCATACAAGTTGCTGAGTTTGGTTCATCAGAGGGTATATTAAATAAACATGTAATTTTAAATACTCCTGGCACTCCAAGTGATACAGATATTATAATTCATGTTGATGTTGTTTTATACGAAGGTATGGGAACAGTTAGAAAAGCTATATTATCATCTCACTTAGCATGTGATATCATAATTCAAGAAATAAGAGAATGTATGAAAAAACTCAATGGAAGAAGTTGTGATGAGAAAAAAGACTTTATCCACACCATTGATGACTCGAATATGAATATTGCAATAATAAAGCAAGTGGCTGGACAAGGGGCAATGTATGATACTCATGTGTTACCTAGTGAGCCTTGTGGCGTAAAAGGTGGGAAATCAGTAATAGACATGGGTAACTTGCCAATTGTATTAACACCCAATGAATACAGAGATGGTGCTATACGAGCAATGTATTAG
- a CDS encoding glycine/sarcosine/betaine reductase component B subunit — MGIGPSTKETTLHHFKDPLLDVVSKDSEVNLMGVIIVGTPQANEEKYFVGRRVASICQSMNLDGCIISVDGFGNSHVDFANTIEEIASKDISVVGMSFIGTQGSFVTTNEYMDTIVDLNKSIDGIETLRVGENSSVELDAKKAIAMLKLKIRRSIK; from the coding sequence ATGGGAATAGGTCCATCTACTAAAGAAACAACATTACATCACTTTAAAGATCCACTACTTGATGTTGTATCAAAAGATAGTGAAGTAAATCTTATGGGAGTTATAATAGTTGGAACACCTCAAGCAAATGAAGAAAAATACTTTGTTGGTAGAAGAGTGGCTTCAATTTGTCAGTCGATGAATTTAGATGGTTGTATAATTTCTGTTGATGGTTTTGGCAATAGTCATGTTGATTTTGCCAATACGATAGAGGAAATAGCTAGTAAAGACATATCGGTAGTAGGTATGAGCTTTATAGGAACGCAGGGTAGTTTTGTTACGACTAATGAGTATATGGATACCATAGTCGATTTAAATAAATCAATTGATGGAATCGAAACATTGAGAGTCGGAGAAAATTCATCAGTAGAATTAGATGCTAAAAAGGCAATAGCAATGTTAAAACTCAAAATTCGGAGGAGTATAAAATGA
- a CDS encoding proline racemase family protein translates to MIIKKSLQAIDSHTMGEPTRIITSGIPKIHGKTMAEKKQYLAKKLDYIRTAVMNEPRGHNDMFGSILMEPISDDADFGIVFMDGGGYLNMCGHGSIGAASAIVETGMVDVVEPITKVVLESPAGLIKADVRVENDKVKEATITNVPSFLYKRDLKINVPEVGEVTLDISFGGSFFAIVSIEQPNLNFKICPENSQMIKEIGIKIRDEVNKSIIVSHPYLTHIKTVDLVEFYGPSKNPKASLQNVVVFGAGQVDRSPCGTGTSAKIATLFSKGILKINEEFVYESITGTLFKAKAIDEIKVGEYNGIVPQITGKAYITGFNHFVIDEDDPLKYGFKLG, encoded by the coding sequence ATGATAATAAAAAAATCACTTCAGGCTATAGATTCTCATACAATGGGAGAACCTACTAGAATTATAACAAGTGGTATTCCAAAAATACATGGAAAAACAATGGCAGAAAAAAAACAATACTTAGCAAAAAAATTAGATTATATAAGAACTGCAGTTATGAATGAACCAAGAGGACACAATGATATGTTTGGATCAATCCTTATGGAACCTATATCTGATGATGCTGATTTTGGTATAGTGTTTATGGATGGTGGAGGATACCTAAATATGTGTGGACACGGTTCTATTGGTGCTGCTTCAGCAATTGTTGAAACAGGAATGGTAGATGTAGTTGAACCTATAACAAAGGTAGTGCTTGAATCACCAGCAGGACTTATAAAAGCTGATGTAAGAGTAGAAAATGATAAAGTAAAAGAAGCAACAATTACAAATGTACCTTCGTTTTTATATAAACGCGATTTAAAAATAAATGTACCTGAAGTTGGAGAAGTTACATTGGACATTTCATTTGGTGGTAGTTTTTTTGCAATAGTAAGTATAGAGCAACCAAACTTGAATTTTAAAATTTGTCCTGAAAATTCACAAATGATTAAAGAAATAGGTATTAAAATTAGAGATGAAGTAAATAAAAGTATAATTGTTTCTCATCCATATTTAACACATATAAAAACTGTAGATTTGGTTGAGTTTTATGGTCCAAGTAAAAATCCAAAAGCTTCTCTTCAAAATGTTGTTGTATTTGGAGCAGGACAAGTTGATAGGTCTCCTTGCGGAACAGGAACAAGCGCTAAGATAGCAACTTTATTTTCAAAAGGTATATTGAAAATTAATGAAGAATTTGTATATGAAAGTATAACAGGAACATTATTTAAAGCTAAAGCTATTGATGAAATAAAAGTTGGAGAGTATAATGGTATAGTTCCACAAATTACAGGAAAAGCATATATTACAGGATTTAACCATTTTGTTATAGATGAAGATGATCCATTGAAATATGGTTTTAAATTAGGATAA